From Flavobacteriales bacterium:
ACGGGAAGCCCCATTTGTTCTCTGTATTTTGCAACCGTCCGACGTGCGATGTTATATCCTTTTTCCTTCAGGATACTCGCCAGCTTTTCATCCGTCAGCGGTCGTTTTTTGTTTTCCGCTTCTATGCATTCCTCCAGTATCTTTTTCACTTCGCGCGTTGAAACTTCTTCCCCTGAATCGGTTTGTAAGGATTCTGAGAAGAAGGTCTTCAGAAGAAAAGTCCCGAATGGCGTTTGTACATACTTACTGTTGGCTACCCTTGAAATAGTCGAAATATCCAGTTCCACCCGTTCAGCAATATCTTTTAGGATCATTGGCTTCAAGCGGGTTTCGTCGCCTTCGAGGAAGTAATCATATTGGTATTCCATGATGGCTGTCATGGTTTTCATGAGCGTTTGCTGGCGCTGTTTGATGGCATCAATAAACCATTTGGCTGCATCCAGCTTTTGACGCACAAACATGACCGCCTCCTTTTGTGCCTTGTCTGCCTTGTCCTTTGATTTGCTGTATCCTTCCAGCATGTTGGCGTACGTCCGGCTTACCTTGAGGTCCGGTGCGTTCCGGGAATTAAGACTCAGATTCAGAACCCCGTCATTGTTCTCGATCAGAAAGTCGGGTACAACGGTTTGGGCAGATTTGCTGCTTTCGGTGAGGGTATTGCCGGGTTTGGGATTCAGTTTAAGAATGAG
This genomic window contains:
- a CDS encoding RNA polymerase sigma-54 factor; the encoded protein is LILKLNPKPGNTLTESSKSAQTVVPDFLIENNDGVLNLSLNSRNAPDLKVSRTYANMLEGYSKSKDKADKAQKEAVMFVRQKLDAAKWFIDAIKQRQQTLMKTMTAIMEYQYDYFLEGDETRLKPMILKDIAERVELDISTISRVANSKYVQTPFGTFLLKTFFSESLQTDSGEEVSTREVKKILEECIEAENKKRPLTDEKLASILKEKGYNIARRTVAKYREQMGLPVARLRKEL